Within the Flavobacteriales bacterium genome, the region CTAGCGCTTTCTGCCGGTATGAAGCAACCCATCTGAGCTAATAAAACGATTAATGCTGTCTGACGAAGTATTGCGGATTTACCTGACATATTCGGTCCAGTAATCATAATTATCTGCTGATCATCTCTATTTAAGTACACATCGTTAGCAATATATTCTTCTCCAACAGCCAGTTGCTGCTCAATAACAGGGTGTCGACCATTTTTAATACTTAATTCGTAGCCGTCGTTAATTTCTGGCTTGGTGTACCTATGTCGCTTTGATAGTTCAGCAAAAGACAATAAGCAGTCTAATTGCGATATGCGTTGAGCATTAATCTGTACTTCTGGAATGTAATCAATCAGACTCAATACTAAGTTGTTAAATAAACTAGTCTCTAAGGCTAAAATCTTTTCCTCTGCTCCTAATATTTTGGTCTCTAATTCCTTTAATTCTTGAGTAACATAACGTTCAGCGTTAACTAAGGTTTGCTTTCTTATCCACTCCTCTGGAACTTTATCTTTGTGTGTATTTCTTACTTCTAAGTAGTAGCCAAATACATTATTAAAAGCAATTTTAAGGGATGGAATAGCAGTACGTTCTGTCTCTCTTTCAAGAATTTGCTGCAAATGTGTGTGACTATGCTCAGCGATAGAACGCAAATCGTCTAGCTCAGAATTTACACCCTTTGAAATCACCTTACCCTTGCTCACCGCAATAGGTGCGTCATCATTAATTTCTTTAGCGACCCTATCTCTGATAATTTCACATAAATTTAGATGATCAGACAACTGTACAAGTGACTTATTATTGGATTTTTTGCAGTATGCTTTTATTGGCTCAATAGCATTCAACGCCTTCTTAAGCTGCACAACTTCTCTTGGATTAATACGTGCAGTAGCTACTTTGGAAATCAAACGTTCTAAATCACCTATTTCTTTAATATTAGAAGATAAAACGTCCGTTTCGGCAGTCATAAAGTAGTCAACAGCAGAAAGTCTATCTTCTATAAGGGTTTTTTCCTTCAAAGGAAAAGCCATCCATCGCTTTAACAATCGTGATGCCATTGGTGTAATGGTAAAATCAATGATGTCAATTAAAGTAATGGCATCCTCACTTGACGAGTTAAATAACTCCAAATTTCGAATTGTAAACCTATCCATCCACACATGATTAGACTCTTCAATCCTCTGAAGGTTAACGATGTGTTTAATGTGGTTGTGATGTGTTTCTGAAAGGTAATGCAAAGCTGCTCCTGCTGCAATAGTTCCTGCCGTCATGGACTCAACGCCGAAGCCTTTAAGAGAAAGGGTGCCAAAATGTGCCAATAACTTCTCTTTGGTAAAATCATCAGTAAACACCCAATCTTCTAGTGTACTGGTGTAATATTTATCCCCAAAAAGTTGACTGAATTTTTGGCTAAACTGTTTTTGAATAACTATTTCCGAAGGGTTAAAACTTTGAATAAGCTTACCCACGTATTCGTCCTTGCCTTGTGCTAGTAAAAACTCACCGGTAGAAATATCTAAAAAGGAAATTCCCATTTCTTTTGCCCCAAAATGAATGGAGGCTAAAAAATTATTGGACTTATGGTCAAGGACTTTATCATTGTAAGACACACCTGGAGTGACAAGCTCCGTTACCCCCCGCTTTACGATCGATTTGGTTGCCTTTGGGTCTTCTAATTGGTCGCAAATGGCTACACGTTGCCCTGACCTTACTAGTTTGGGAAGGTAGGTGTCTAAAGCATGATGAGGAAAGCCCGCTAGAGCATCATTCGAGGAACCGTTTGAACGCTTTGTCAGTGTAATTCCTAAGATTTTAGACGCTTTGACCGCGTCATCACCAAAAGTCTCGTAAAAATCACCTACCCTAAACAAAAGCATAGCAGTAGGGTATTTTGCCTTAATGCTGTTGTATTGCTTCATCAAAGGAGTAACCTTCTTCACACCACTTGTATTTTTTTTAGCTGCCAACGGTCTATTTTATATAATTTAGCAAACAGATTTTTAAAAGATGCGTAAGTTAAAAAATAAGGAGTTAAATCGTTTAAATTTAGAAGAATTTAAAAGTACAAAAAAATTACCGATTGTTATCGTGCTCGATAACGTTAGAAGTGCCCATAATGTAGGTTCAATATTCAGAACTTCAGATGCCTTTTTGATTGAAAAGGTAATGCTCTGTGGTATTTGTCCAACTCCACCAAAAAAAGAAATACGAAAAACTGCTTTGGGAGCAACCGAATCTGTTGATTGGGAATACTTCGAAAATACAATCGACTGCATTAAATCTCTATCTGAAGATAATTTTTCCATACTTAGCGTTGAACAAGCGGACAACTCTATTAAACTTCAGAATTTTGAGATTGATACATCAAAAAAAATTGCCTTAATTTTTGGCAATGAAGTAAGTGGAGTAAGTGATGATTGTATTGACTTAAGTAATGGAGTTATAGAAATACCCCAGCACGGAACAAAACATTCTTTCAACGTTTCAGTCAGTGCTGGGATTGTTCTTTGGGACTTAGCTAAAAAGCTA harbors:
- a CDS encoding RNA methyltransferase, whose translation is MRKLKNKELNRLNLEEFKSTKKLPIVIVLDNVRSAHNVGSIFRTSDAFLIEKVMLCGICPTPPKKEIRKTALGATESVDWEYFENTIDCIKSLSEDNFSILSVEQADNSIKLQNFEIDTSKKIALIFGNEVSGVSDDCIDLSNGVIEIPQHGTKHSFNVSVSAGIVLWDLAKKL
- the mutS gene encoding DNA mismatch repair protein MutS; the protein is MKQYNSIKAKYPTAMLLFRVGDFYETFGDDAVKASKILGITLTKRSNGSSNDALAGFPHHALDTYLPKLVRSGQRVAICDQLEDPKATKSIVKRGVTELVTPGVSYNDKVLDHKSNNFLASIHFGAKEMGISFLDISTGEFLLAQGKDEYVGKLIQSFNPSEIVIQKQFSQKFSQLFGDKYYTSTLEDWVFTDDFTKEKLLAHFGTLSLKGFGVESMTAGTIAAGAALHYLSETHHNHIKHIVNLQRIEESNHVWMDRFTIRNLELFNSSSEDAITLIDIIDFTITPMASRLLKRWMAFPLKEKTLIEDRLSAVDYFMTAETDVLSSNIKEIGDLERLISKVATARINPREVVQLKKALNAIEPIKAYCKKSNNKSLVQLSDHLNLCEIIRDRVAKEINDDAPIAVSKGKVISKGVNSELDDLRSIAEHSHTHLQQILERETERTAIPSLKIAFNNVFGYYLEVRNTHKDKVPEEWIRKQTLVNAERYVTQELKELETKILGAEEKILALETSLFNNLVLSLIDYIPEVQINAQRISQLDCLLSFAELSKRHRYTKPEINDGYELSIKNGRHPVIEQQLAVGEEYIANDVYLNRDDQQIIMITGPNMSGKSAILRQTALIVLLAQMGCFIPAESASIGIVDKVFTRVGASDNISQGESTFMVEMNETASILNNISDRSLILLDEIGRGTSTYDGISIAWAIAEFVHEHSTKAKTLFATHYHELNDMTSTFKRIKNFNVSVKEIDNQILFLRKLVEGGSEHSFGIHVAKMAGMPKQVVDRSKLIMKRLEKAHSSEGKSRVIESRNDNDLQLSFFQLDDPILERIRDEIKDLDINSLTPVEALMKLNEIKKVIGQ